aaattttatatccaaaatcacatataaacaactattgataaaactaatttagtaaaaaataagtagaatataaattcaatatctaaagaccaaacataaataacttttaataaaactagattacacataaataagtagaacataaattcaatatccaaaaaccaaacataaataactattgATAAAACTAGTTTAGCATTGTTGTTTAGTCACATAATAGATATCTTTGAACCCTAAAAGAtcagaaaattttcaactatccTCCATTTCCGTCTTAAGCCACAAAGCTCTAATCTTGAGACTAattgataaaaacataattcgCTTGTCCTTATTGAGCAATAATCTAAGTGCGAAAAAGTATAGCGGACTAGCTTCTGGAACTTCTTCCGACATGCTGTCAAGCATTTTGACTGCTTGTGGAACACCATATGGATCCATAACAAGATTCAAACTATATGTGGCTTGACTCATATTGTCAGTTGCATTGCATAATTTTTCTATCTGACTAGACAATCTTGCAGCCCCTCCAATTTGCTTTGAGGATTTCTTTCTTCCAGTTTTAAAATGTGAACTTGACATCTcagggttttttcttttttgactgtttccatcaatttgaacatcatttgaaatgtgaacatcatttaaaatgtgaacatcatttctcatattttcttcttcattctcttCAGGTATTTCGTTGTTAACATCCTCAAAAAAATCACTAGGGAGTGTACCAGAAGAAGGTGCCCATGCTTTATCACCTGTTGCAACTATCCCCATGAACATTTGGTCCAACTTCCCTTCAAATTCAGGATCAATGCCCgatgttctaaattttttagCTTCAGGCACAACCTACATATAAAATGATAGTTTAATAACAGTAATTATCAATAAcatcataaataagaaaaaaataaaaaatatttagaattattgaTGTACCTGGAGCCTACTCTCCCACCAT
The window above is part of the Gossypium raimondii isolate GPD5lz chromosome 9, ASM2569854v1, whole genome shotgun sequence genome. Proteins encoded here:
- the LOC105798635 gene encoding L10-interacting MYB domain-containing protein — translated: MSTSAVEVSDEKLKAMWDKKLTEIFCDICIKEILKGNRPSTHFIRDEWLKIMTNFEKEMGKGFSQRQLKNRWDDLKKEWKAWKKLKGEDTGLGWNPIKRTVDASDEWWESRLQVVPEAKKFRTSGIDPEFEGKLDQMFMGIVATGDKAWAPSSGTLPSDFFEDVNNEIPEENEEENMRNDVHILNDVHISNDVQIDGNSQKRKNPEMSSSHFKTGRKKSSKQIGGAARLSSQIEKLCNATDNMSQATYSLNLVMDPYGVPQAVKMLDSMSEEVPEASPLYFFALRLLLNKDKRIMFLSISLKIRALWLKTEMEDS